The following nucleotide sequence is from Streptomyces sp. NBC_00239.
TTCGCCCCCACACTCGTGGGAACCATCTACGGCATGAACTTCGACTCGATGCCGGAGCTGCACTGGGTGGGCGGGTATCCGTTCGCGATCGGCTTGATGGGCATTGTCTGCACCAGTTTGTACGTGATCTTCAAGCGACGGGACTGGCTCTAGGGAGCGACCGAGACCCCGACCGGCCCGGTCCCGGTCCTGTCTCGAGGAGGTCGGTCGGTCAGCTCGTCGCCCGGACCGCGTCCCTGATCAGGTCGGCGACCCGGGTGGGCTCGGAGAGGGCGACGGCGTGGGAGGCGTGCGGAAGTTCGACGACGACGGCGCCGGCCCGTGCGGCGCCGAAGCGCTGGACCTCGGGGCCGATCGTGCGGTCCGCCCCGGCCACCAGGGCCCAGGACGGTTTGGTCCGCCACGCCGCCGCGGACGCGGTCTCGGTGAACGCGGCCGTGGCGAGCGGGCGTTGGGACGCCGCCAGGACGCCGGCGACGTCCTCGGGCACGTCCGCCGCGAACACGGAGGGAAAGGCCTTCTCCTCGATGGTGACCTCGACCCCGGAGTCGCCGTCGAGGAGCGGGTAGGTCCACTCCTTCAGGCTGCCCGCCAGCGGGGACTCGGGGAAGCTCCCTTGGAGCCGGCCGAGGCTCTCGCCCTCGTTGGGCACGTAGGCGGCCACGTAGACGAGCCCCACGACGTTCTCCGCGGCGCCGGCCACGGTGATCAGCGCACCGCCGTACGCGTGGCCGACGAGTACGGCCGGGCCGTCGACCTGGGCCAGGACGGAGGCGAGGTAGGCGGCGTCCGACGTCAGGCCCCGCAGCGGGTTCGACGGAGCGATCACCGGGATACCGCTGCTCCGCAGTTCCGAGATGACGCCTATCCAGCCCGTCGCGTCGGAGAAGGCACCGTGCACGAGGACGACGGTGGGGTTGGTCATGCGAGTTCTCTTCTCGGTGTCGGGCCACGTGTGGGGGCGTCGCCACGACGGTCGGGGCGCGGCCCGGAATTCGGCGAGAGGTCCGTGGGACTGTCACGCACGTTACGGCCGTGGCAGCGGTACTCGTGTACGTGCGCGCATCCGCGCTGACACGACGGCGCACGGGCGTCTCAATGCCGTCGCTCGTCCTGGGCGCCGGCAGTCGTCGTCGCGAAGGCCGAGGTCGCCAGCGCCTGCCATTCGCTGGGGCTCATGCCGTAGGCCCCGCGGAACGTGCGGCTGAAGTGCGAGGGGCTGCTGAAGCCCCAGCGGTGTGCCACCGCGGCCATGGTGATCCGCCGGTTGGAGCGGCCCAGTTCGAGCCGGCAGAACTCGAGCCTGCGCCGCCGCACCCATTGGCTCACCGTGCTGCCGTCGTTCTGGAAGAGCTTCTGCAGGTACCGGACGGAGATGTGGTGGGCGCGTGCGATCGACTCCGGTGAGAGGTCCGGGTCCATCAGATGCTCTTCGATGTAGCCGTGGATACGGGACAGCATCTCGTTGACGGCCCCGGACCCGTCGTCGGCCTCGTCCGTCGTGTCCGCTTCGAGGAGCTCCATGACCAGGACGGAGAGGAGGTGTACGGCCGTCCGGGCACGACGGTCCCCGATCGTGGACCGTCGGAACTCCGCCTCGGCGGCGAGCGCGGTCAGGAAGCCGGACGCCAGCGCCCCGATCCCCTCCCCGCCGCGTACGGGTACGCCGAGCACCCGGTTCAGTTCCGACTCGGTGACGCCCAGATAGCACCGGGGCACCCGGAAGAAGATCATCTGGCAGTCTTCTCCGAACCGCAGCAGGTGGCGTCGGGCCGGGTCGCAGAAGACCAGGTCGTTCGGTTCCAACAGGGTCGTGGCGCGCTCGTGGACGACGGCGACCGGCCCACCGACATGGACGCCGAGGTAGACGTGGGTCCGGTCGTTCGTCTCCGGCATCTCGGAAAGCATCCGGACCAGCCACCCCGAGCGGGAGGAGGGCGGGGCCGGATCGGGCGCCTGCCGGGGCACCCGTTGGGGCGCGGGTGACATGAGTGTGAGGGTCATGGGGATTCCTAGCCGTAGGTGCGTGCGAGCGGAGGGTGGATTCACGCCCCGTTCGCCGGCTCCTCGGCCAGGAACTTCTCCACCACGGCGTTGAAGGCCGGCGGGTTCTCCAGGAAGGGGAAGTGCGAGCTCGCCACGTCGGAGGGGAAGACGTGCAGGCGTGCGCCGGGAATCCGTTCGGCGACGAAGCGCTGCGAATCGGGGTGCACGTGGCTTCCCTCACAGCCGATCACCAGGGTCGGCACATCTATCCGGGGAAGCACGTCGCGCCAGTCCTGCGCGCAGTGGTCGAACAGCAGCGGTACGCCCGCGTAGTCGGGTGTCGACCGGATCTCCTCGCCGACGAAGGCCAGCACCTCGGGGTCGGGCTCGCCGGAGAACATGCCGCGCACGAAGTCGGCGCGGACCGCGTCGCCCTCCGGCCCCGCGAGGGCCGCACCCAGGTACAACAGGCCCGACACGTCGAAGATGGCACCGGAGTCCCGCTGTTCCCGCTCGGTCATCCAGGGCACGGCGGCGACCGCCGCGGGCTGGTCGACGGCGACGAAGCGCCGGACCCGTCCGGTCCCGTACTGGTCGATGAAGCTCCACCACACCGAGACACCCATGGACCAGCCCAGTGCGTCGAAACGGTCGAGACCGAGGTGGTCGACGAGTTCGAGCACATCGCGGGAGAGCCGGGCGATGCGGTAGCCGTGACGTGGCTTGCCGGACTTCCCGTGGCCGCGGAGGTCGACGGTGACGACGCGACGGCCGGGCGCCAAGCCCTCGATCTGGTGGCGGAACATCGCCTGCGTCTGCCCCCAGCCGTGCAGCATCACCAGCGGGACGCCCTCGCCGCCGGTGTCCTGGTACGCGAGCCGCGCGCCGTCCGTCGTGATCAGTTCCTTCATGACCTCTCTCCTGGTCAGAGGCGGTACATCGTCCCCGCCCGTCCCGAACATCATCGAATGGGGCCCGCCGCCCGCACCACCGCGAGCTGTAGGAATCGGGCCGTGGATCCTCCTCGCTTTGTCGAAGCGAGTCCGTGGTCACACGGCCCCGTCGCCGGCCGGGGCGAGGAGCTCCTCGACCCTGAGGCCGAGGTGCAGAGTGAGCCGGTGGGCGCCGTTGTCGAGGTCGAGTCCGGTGATCTCATGAATCTGGCGCAGGCGGTAGTAGAGCGAGGTGCGGTGGATTCCCAGCGCGTCCGCGGTCCGGGGAATCGATCCCGCGTGTTCGAGGAAGCAGCGCAGGGTGTCCCGCAGGCGGTCGCCGCCGTGCGTGTCGGTCAGGGTACGGAGCGGCTTCGGGACCACAGAGGCGTTCAGGGCGTGCTCGGGGAGCTGGAGGAGCACCGCGAGCTCCCCCAGCAGCTCCCAGTCACCGGCGCTCTTCAGGGTGGGCAGACGGCGTGCCGCGCGTGCCGCCACGAGCGCCTGCTCGTACGACGTCCATGCGTCGTCCAGGCTGGGGTGCCGGCCGCCGACGCCGATCACGGGGTCCGCCGACGGGCCCAGGAAGGTGCGGAGTTCGTCCAGGATGCGAGCGGACTGTGCGGTGACCTCGTCCTGGCCGGGTGGGCGGTCGCGCAGCTGGAGGAGTGTCGCCCGCTCCTTGCCGATCGCGATGAGGCCCTGGGCCGAACGCGTCTGCCGGAACCCCTCCAGCGCCCCCCACAGGGCCGCCTCGGACTGCCGCCCGAGTTCGCTCGCGCAGCTCAGCTGGACGACGGTGACCAGGACGTGCTCGGCTGCTCCGAGCAGTCCGAGTTCCTTGCCTCGCCGCCGTGCGGTGGTACGGGCGGCGACGTCGGTGCCGACGAGTTCGAGGACGAGGTCCCGCTCGTCGGCCTTCCGGGTGTCGGTGGCGATGTGCTCTCCGTGCATCTGGGCGGCCATGGCGTCCGCGGCCCGGGCGATGGCACGTGTCTCGTGCTCTGCGAGCGTCTTCTCGGGCACGACCACCATGAGCAGTCCGAAAAGGTGCCCGCGCTCACGCAGGGGCACGACGTAACGGGGCAGCAGTCCAAGGTCGTCGCGGCCATCGATGAATCCGGCCCGGGGCCACTGGGTCACGCCCTGGGCGAGGACGTAGCGGATGGTCGCGTTGTCGGCGCGGCCCTGCAACAGGGTGCCGATGCGCACCGGGTCCTCGTCGCCGAAGTGGCGGCTCGTGCAGACCATGCGGACCAGCGGGTCGTCGACGGCGACGGACCGGCCGAGCCGCTCCGCGAGCTCGTCGACAAGCGCCTGGAGCTCGGGGCTGCCGGGGCGGGCTCGCTGGAGCCTTGCGGTCATGCGCTGTTCCTCTCTCGACCGGGTTCCCCGCGGACTTCTCCATTCCGCGGCTCTTGATCATTTTGAGGAAGCGAGGACGTCGGCACATCACACGAATCGTCCATTGCCATGACGCCCACGGGGGATGCGAAGCGACTACTCTCCGCTGTCGCGATGCTTCGCCAGCCGGGTCAGCTCCACGCGCGAGGTGATGTCGAGCTTGGTGAAGGTCCGGCGCAGGTGCGAACCCACCGTGTGCGGCGAGAGGGAGAGGTGCTCGGCCACCTGGTGGTTGGTCAGCCCACGGGCCACGAGCCGTACCACCCGTATCTCCGCGGCCGTCAGCTCGGGCCATGCACCGCAGAGACCGGCCGTCGAGGGCCGGCGGCGGACACCGGCGGCCCGCAGGCGCCGGCGGACGCGGGCGACGTCCCGCTCGGCGCCCGCTCGCACGTAGAGCGCGAGGGCCGTCTCGAAGTACGGCACCGCTTCGGACGTGCGGGTGGCCGCCAGCTTGCGTCCGGCGTCCTCCAGTGCCGACGCCCGGGCCATCGGCCGAGGGCAGTCCTCGTACAGCCGGACGGCACGTACGAGAGGGGCGAGGTCGTTGTCGAGGAGCCCCCGGGCGTGCGCGGCGGTGGCGGTGAGGAACGCGAGGTCGGGGTTGAGCACGGCCAGTCGCTCGGCCAGGGCCACCGCCTGCGCGGCCCGTTCGTGCGCGCCGGCACGCAGCGCCAGGCGGACGAGGACCGGGGCGTCGGCGGGGTCGACCAAGCCGCCGTAGGCCGGCCGGTCCGCGGCGGGCGACGTCATCACCTCGTCGAGTTCGGCCATGGCACGGTCGGGCCGGCCTTCGAAGTCGGCCATCAGTGCCAGCATCCAGGAGCCGAAGTGCCGGACGACGGGTGCGCCGTCGCTCCGCATGCGCCTCGCCTCCGCCGCGTACGCGCGGGCGGTCTGCCGGTCGTCGGTGTGGAGGGCGACGCGCATCATCACGTACCGGAGCGTGACGTCGGCGAGGTTGCCCGGGCCGAGGTCGTCGGTCGTCGCGGACGCGGCTTCGGCATCGGCCCGGGCCTCCGTCAGCCGTCCGGCCTCCAGAAGGATGCGGGAGCGGGTCATGAGCCACATACGGGTGGCCGCCGTCCGGCCCTGCTCCCCGGTGATCCGGATGCCCTCCTCCGCGGCGGCGAGGGCAGCCGCGGAACGTCCGGTGGTGTTCGACAGGAGAGCGTGCCACAAGGCCTCCGGAACCCACAGCGAGGTGCTGACGCCCAGGGCGTCGGCCAGCGCGGCGGCCCGCTCGGCCTGCCGGAACGCCTCGGTGAGGTCCATGCGGTGGAAACTCAAGGCCGAGCGGACCGTCGTCAACGTGGCCTCGGCGGAGCGGTCCCCCGCTGCCGCTGCGGTCTCCCACGCCTCGGCGGCGACCTGCTCGGCCGCCGCGTGCTCGCCCGCCATCGACAGGCCGACAGCGAGCATGGCGAGCAGGCGCCCCCTCACGTCCACGGGGATCCCGGGCAGTGCCGCCCCGGCGCGGGCCTGCCGGGCCGCCTCGGAGAAGTCGAACGGTACGGCGAGGCGTGCCAGGGCGAGGCGTATGCGCGCCTCGTCCTCAGGTCGGAGGCCGCCGGTCGCCAGGGCGGATGCTCCCAGCTCACGCGCCTGGGCGGCCCGGCCCGTCTGCCAGAGCAGCGGGATCGTCTCGGCGATGACCCGCGGCCGTTCCGGAGCGTCCGCCGTGGTGAGTTCCAGCGCCTTGAGGCTGCGTTCCGCGGCGGGTCCGGGAGCGGTGGCCGCGAGTTCCGCCGCGGCGGCGCGCAGCCGGTCGGCCTCCGCCGCGTCTCCCGCCCCCGCTCTCCCGGCCTCCGCCGCATCTGCCGGCGCTCTCCCTGCCGACGGCCCGGGACGCTCGACGGAGGAGGCCGCGCGACCCGGCGGCAGCTCGGCGGCTTGACCACGCAGGGCCTGACGCAGGGCCTGACGCAGGGGCAGGGGGAGGCCGGCGTCCACCGCCTCACGGATCAGGTCGTGGCGGAAGGCGAGGCGATCGCCGCTTTCGGTGAGCAGATCGGCGTCGAGGGATTCCCGTACCGCTGTGATGAGCGCCGCCGAGGACCTGCCGAGCAGTTCGGCCAGCAGCGCCACGGTGACCGGGCCGCCGGCGGCGGCCGCCGTCTGCACCAGCCCCCGTGCCTCGTCGGACAGCTGGGCGAGGCGGCGCACGACGGAGGGGAGTTCCCGTGGGGCGGGGGGTCCGGCCGGCAGCCTGGCCGTGCCGTTCTCGATCGTCACTGCCTCCCGCAGCGAGCCGAGCAGCTCGACCAGCAGCTGCGGGACTCCTTCGGCGCGGCGGGCGGCGCGGAGGACGTCCGGGTCGGGAGCGGCGCCGAGGACGTCCTCGGTGATCCGTGTGGTCGCCCCGTCGTCCAGCGCTCCCAGCGCCAGCTCGTGTGCGCCCGCCTGCCGGATCCGGTCCAGGGTCGTGCGCACTCCCGACGGCACGTTGCCGCCGCGCACGGCGACCAGCCACAGGATCGCGTGCGACGAGAGGCCGGCCGCGAGGGTGTTGAAGGTGAGAAGGGTCAGGTCGTCGCACCACTGGAGGTCGTCGAGGACGACGAGCAGGGGGCCGTTTCGAGCCGTCTCCCGCAGGCGGTCCCCCAGTTCCTGGAGCAGCCAGAAGCGCTGGCCGGGCGTCGTGGCGAGGTCCCTGAGACGGACGGCGCCCGACAGCGGTTGCTCGCCGGAGAGCAGACCGTCGAGGAGCGGGCCGAGCGGCACGAACTGTTCGTCGGGGTCCGCCGCTCCCTCGAACACCCTCGTCCCCCGCCGCCTCGCGGATGCCGCGGCCTCCGCGAGGATCCTGGACCTGCCGATGCCGACGAAGCCTTCGACGCGGACGATCCCGCCTTCGCCCCGGTCGAGCGCGTCGAGCCGCTCCTCGATGAACGCCAGTTCGGCGTCCCTGCCGCGCAGGGGCGTCCGTACACCCTCGAGTTCCTCGGGCACGGTCCTCGTCGTCACTCGGTTCACGCTCATACGGCCGAACAGTATGGACCACGTGAACCACCCCGCCGTCGCCCGGCCCGGGGTGCCCGGACCGGGTGCCCGCCTCAGTCGAAGCGCAGGTCGGCGAGTTGCCGTTCGAGGACGGTGACGTCGTCCTCGGGCTCTTCACCGACCGGGCGCGCCGCCATGAGCACGGCGAGCTCGGCGGCCGCCCGGCGGACGCGGCCGGGCAGGCCGTCGGTGTACTCGTCTCCCCCCGAGCCCCAGTCCTCGGAGGCCGCGAACACGGCGGTGGGGACGACGACGGCGCGGAGATGGGCGAAGAGCGGGCGCACGGCGTGCTCAAGGACCAGGGAATGGCGGGCGGTACCGCCCGTCGCCGCGATCAGGACCGGGTGTCCGGTGAGGGCGTCCGGATCGATCACGTCGAAGAAGGACTTGAAGAGGCCGCTGTAGGAAGCCGCGAACACGGGAGTCACCACGATCAGCCCGTCAGCCGCCGTCACCGCGTCGATCGCGGCGCTCAGTCGCGGCGGCGGAAAGCCGGTCACGAGGTGGTCGGCGATGTCGCCGGCCAGTTCCCGCAGCTCCACGACCCCGGTGGACGGCGCCTGCCCTCGGGCGGCGAGTTCGTCGCGGGCCGCCTCGGCCAGCCGGTCCGCGAGCAGGCGGGTGGAGGAGGGGGTGCTCAGCCCCGCGGAGACGACGATCAGCTTCATGCGGCGGACACCTCCCCGACGGCGCGAAGGGACGCGTGCGTGGGGGCCTCCGGCACGTCGGCCGGACGCCCCTTGGCGAATTCCCTCCGCAGCACGGGCACGACCTCTTCGCCGAGGATGTCGAGCTGTTCGAGGACGGTCTTCAGGGGCAGGCCCGCGTGGTCCATCAGGAACAGCTGGCGCTGGTAGTCGCCGACGGCCTCCCGGAACGACAGGGTCCGCTCGATGACCTGCTGGGGAGAGCCCACCGTCAGCGGGGTCTGCTCGGTGAAGTCCTCGAGCGACGGGCCGTGGCCGTACACGGGCGCGTTGTCGAAGTAGGGCCGGAACTCCCGTACGGCGTCTTGGGAGTTCTTCCGCATGAAGACCTGTCCGCCCAGGCCGACGACGGCGTCCTGCGGCCGGCCGTGGCCGTGGTGCGCGAACCGGCGCCGGTAGAGCTGCACCATGCGCCTGGTGTGGTCGGCCGGCCAGAAGATGTTGTTGTGGAAGAAGCCGTCGCCGTGGAAGGCGGCCTGCTCGGCGATCTCGGGGGACCTGATGGAGCCGTGCCAGACGAAGGGCGGGACGCCGTCCAGGGGCCGCGGTGTCGAGGTGAAGGCCTGGAGCGGTGTCCGGAACGTGCC
It contains:
- a CDS encoding PucR family transcriptional regulator — its product is MTARLQRARPGSPELQALVDELAERLGRSVAVDDPLVRMVCTSRHFGDEDPVRIGTLLQGRADNATIRYVLAQGVTQWPRAGFIDGRDDLGLLPRYVVPLRERGHLFGLLMVVVPEKTLAEHETRAIARAADAMAAQMHGEHIATDTRKADERDLVLELVGTDVAARTTARRRGKELGLLGAAEHVLVTVVQLSCASELGRQSEAALWGALEGFRQTRSAQGLIAIGKERATLLQLRDRPPGQDEVTAQSARILDELRTFLGPSADPVIGVGGRHPSLDDAWTSYEQALVAARAARRLPTLKSAGDWELLGELAVLLQLPEHALNASVVPKPLRTLTDTHGGDRLRDTLRCFLEHAGSIPRTADALGIHRTSLYYRLRQIHEITGLDLDNGAHRLTLHLGLRVEELLAPAGDGAV
- a CDS encoding FMN reductase, producing the protein MKLIVVSAGLSTPSSTRLLADRLAEAARDELAARGQAPSTGVVELRELAGDIADHLVTGFPPPRLSAAIDAVTAADGLIVVTPVFAASYSGLFKSFFDVIDPDALTGHPVLIAATGGTARHSLVLEHAVRPLFAHLRAVVVPTAVFAASEDWGSGGDEYTDGLPGRVRRAAAELAVLMAARPVGEEPEDDVTVLERQLADLRFD
- a CDS encoding alpha/beta fold hydrolase codes for the protein MKELITTDGARLAYQDTGGEGVPLVMLHGWGQTQAMFRHQIEGLAPGRRVVTVDLRGHGKSGKPRHGYRIARLSRDVLELVDHLGLDRFDALGWSMGVSVWWSFIDQYGTGRVRRFVAVDQPAAVAAVPWMTEREQRDSGAIFDVSGLLYLGAALAGPEGDAVRADFVRGMFSGEPDPEVLAFVGEEIRSTPDYAGVPLLFDHCAQDWRDVLPRIDVPTLVIGCEGSHVHPDSQRFVAERIPGARLHVFPSDVASSHFPFLENPPAFNAVVEKFLAEEPANGA
- a CDS encoding alpha/beta fold hydrolase, with protein sequence MTNPTVVLVHGAFSDATGWIGVISELRSSGIPVIAPSNPLRGLTSDAAYLASVLAQVDGPAVLVGHAYGGALITVAGAAENVVGLVYVAAYVPNEGESLGRLQGSFPESPLAGSLKEWTYPLLDGDSGVEVTIEEKAFPSVFAADVPEDVAGVLAASQRPLATAAFTETASAAAWRTKPSWALVAGADRTIGPEVQRFGAARAGAVVVELPHASHAVALSEPTRVADLIRDAVRATS
- a CDS encoding LLM class flavin-dependent oxidoreductase, which encodes MQFGIFTVGDVTPDPTDGRTPTERERIKAMVAIALKAEEVGLDVFATGEHHNPPFVPSSPTTMLGYIAARTEKLILSTSTTLITTNDPVKIAEDYAMLQHLADGRVDLMLGRGNTGPVYPWFGQDIRQGINLAKENYALLRRLWREDVVDWEGTFRTPLQAFTSTPRPLDGVPPFVWHGSIRSPEIAEQAAFHGDGFFHNNIFWPADHTRRMVQLYRRRFAHHGHGRPQDAVVGLGGQVFMRKNSQDAVREFRPYFDNAPVYGHGPSLEDFTEQTPLTVGSPQQVIERTLSFREAVGDYQRQLFLMDHAGLPLKTVLEQLDILGEEVVPVLRREFAKGRPADVPEAPTHASLRAVGEVSAA
- a CDS encoding helix-turn-helix transcriptional regulator, which produces MSVNRVTTRTVPEELEGVRTPLRGRDAELAFIEERLDALDRGEGGIVRVEGFVGIGRSRILAEAAASARRRGTRVFEGAADPDEQFVPLGPLLDGLLSGEQPLSGAVRLRDLATTPGQRFWLLQELGDRLRETARNGPLLVVLDDLQWCDDLTLLTFNTLAAGLSSHAILWLVAVRGGNVPSGVRTTLDRIRQAGAHELALGALDDGATTRITEDVLGAAPDPDVLRAARRAEGVPQLLVELLGSLREAVTIENGTARLPAGPPAPRELPSVVRRLAQLSDEARGLVQTAAAAGGPVTVALLAELLGRSSAALITAVRESLDADLLTESGDRLAFRHDLIREAVDAGLPLPLRQALRQALRGQAAELPPGRAASSVERPGPSAGRAPADAAEAGRAGAGDAAEADRLRAAAAELAATAPGPAAERSLKALELTTADAPERPRVIAETIPLLWQTGRAAQARELGASALATGGLRPEDEARIRLALARLAVPFDFSEAARQARAGAALPGIPVDVRGRLLAMLAVGLSMAGEHAAAEQVAAEAWETAAAAGDRSAEATLTTVRSALSFHRMDLTEAFRQAERAAALADALGVSTSLWVPEALWHALLSNTTGRSAAALAAAEEGIRITGEQGRTAATRMWLMTRSRILLEAGRLTEARADAEAASATTDDLGPGNLADVTLRYVMMRVALHTDDRQTARAYAAEARRMRSDGAPVVRHFGSWMLALMADFEGRPDRAMAELDEVMTSPAADRPAYGGLVDPADAPVLVRLALRAGAHERAAQAVALAERLAVLNPDLAFLTATAAHARGLLDNDLAPLVRAVRLYEDCPRPMARASALEDAGRKLAATRTSEAVPYFETALALYVRAGAERDVARVRRRLRAAGVRRRPSTAGLCGAWPELTAAEIRVVRLVARGLTNHQVAEHLSLSPHTVGSHLRRTFTKLDITSRVELTRLAKHRDSGE
- a CDS encoding helix-turn-helix domain-containing protein: MTLTLMSPAPQRVPRQAPDPAPPSSRSGWLVRMLSEMPETNDRTHVYLGVHVGGPVAVVHERATTLLEPNDLVFCDPARRHLLRFGEDCQMIFFRVPRCYLGVTESELNRVLGVPVRGGEGIGALASGFLTALAAEAEFRRSTIGDRRARTAVHLLSVLVMELLEADTTDEADDGSGAVNEMLSRIHGYIEEHLMDPDLSPESIARAHHISVRYLQKLFQNDGSTVSQWVRRRRLEFCRLELGRSNRRITMAAVAHRWGFSSPSHFSRTFRGAYGMSPSEWQALATSAFATTTAGAQDERRH